The Stutzerimonas stutzeri DNA window GCACGCCTGGCCGATCGGCTCGGCATCAACCAGTGGGCCGCAGTGGTCGGCGGCAGCCTGGGCGGCATGCAGGCCCTGCAGTGGACCATCAGCTATCCCGAGCGGGTGCGTCACTGCCTGGCGATTGCCTCGGCGCCCAAGCTGTCGGCGCAGAACATCGCCTTCAACGAAGTGGCACGCCAGGCGATCCTCTCCGATCCCGAGTTCCACGGCGGGCATTTCCAGGAAATGGGGGTCATCCCCAAGCGCGGCCTGATGCTGGCACGCATGGTCGGCCACATCACCTACCTGTCCGATGATGCCATGGGCACCAAGTTCGGCCGCGGGTTGAAGAGCGAAAAGCTCAACTACGACTTCAACAGCGTCGAGTTCCAGGTCGAGAGCTACCTGCGCTACCAGGGCGAGGAATTCTCCGGGCGCTTCGACGCCAACACCTATCTGCTGATGACCAAGGCGCTGGATTACTTCGACCCGGCCGCGGCCAACGATGACGACCTGGCCCGGACCTTCGAGGTCGCTCAGGCGGACTTCTGTGTGATGTCCTTCACCACCGACTGGCGCTTCTCACCGGAACGCTCGCGGGAAATCGTCGACGCCCTGCTCGCGGCACGCAAGAACGTCTGCTACCTGGAGATCGACGCGCCGCAGGGTCACGACGCCTTCCTGATTCCCAACCCCCGCTACCTGCAAGCCTTCCGCGGTTACATGAACCGCATAGCCGTATAAGGAACGAAGATGCGCGCCGATCTGGACATCATCCAAGACTGGATCCCGGCCGGCAGCCGAGTCCTCGACCTCGGCTGCGGCAACGGCGAGCTGCTCGCCTGGCTGCGCGACCACAAGCAGGTCAGCGGCTACGGCCTGGAGATCGACCCGGACAACATCGCCGCCTGCATCGACAAGGGCGTCAACGTCATCGAACAGAACCTCGACCTCGGCCTTGGCAACTTCGCCAGCGACAGCTTCGACATGGTGGTGATGACCCAGGCGCTGCAGGCGGTGCACTACCCCGACAAGCTGCTCAAGGAAATGCTCCGAGTCGGCCGCGAGTGCATCATCACCTTCCCCAACTTCGGCCACTGGCGCTGCCGCTGGTACCTGGCGAGCAAGGGCCGCATGCCGGTATCGGAGTTCCTCCCCTACACTTGGTACAACACGCCGAACATCCACTTCTGTACCTTCGAGGATTTCGAGCGACTGTGCCAGGAAAGCGGTGCCAGGGTGCGCGAGCGTCTGGCCGTGGACCGCGACCACAAGCACGGCTGGGCGAGCCGTCTCTGGCCCAATCTGCTGGGCGAAATCGGCATCTATCGTGTCACCGGGCCGTCCCGCTGACCCACCAACGCAGGAGGTAGACCCATGAAACGCATGCTGATCGGCCTGCTGGCCGCACTGCTCACCTTGCCGGCACTGGCCGAGCGCAAGCACAGCGTCGGCGAGTACGACATCCATTACATCGCCTTCAATTCCGGCTTCCTGCAGCCGGACATCGCCGCAGCCGCCGGCCTGGTGCGCAGCAAGACCCAGGGCGTGGTCAACGTGTCGGTGGTCAAGGATGGCAAGCCGGTCGCCGCCCAGGTCAGCGGCCAGGTGAAAAACCTGCTCGGCCAGGATCGCCAGCTTACCTTCAAGCAGCTCAAGGAAGGCGACGAGGCGATCTACTACCTGGCGCAGTTCCCCTTCGACTCCCAGGAAACCCTGCGCTTCCGCCTCACCGTGCAGCCGACCGGCGCGCAGCCGTTCAGTTTCGAGTTCAACCAGGAATTCTTCCCCGACCGATGATGCCTTTTTCCGAACTGGTGCTGGCCAGTCACAACGCCGGCAAACTCAAGGAACTCCAGGCCATGCTCGGCGACGCCGTGCGCGTCCGCTCGGTGGCCGAGTTCAGCACCGTGGAGCCGGAAGAAACCGGCCTGTCCTTCATCGAGAACGCCATTCTCAAGGCGCGCAATGCGGCACGGATCTCCGGCCTGCCGGCCCTGGCCGATGACTCGGGCCTGGCGGTCGACGCCCTGGGCGGCGCACCCGGCATCTACTCGGCGCGCTACGCCGATGGCCAGGGCGACGCAGCCAACAATGCCAAGCTGCTGCAGGTGCTGCGCGACGTGCCGGACGCCGAGCGCGGCGCGCAGTTCGTCTGTGCGCTGGCCTTGGTGCGGCACGCCGACGATCCGCTGCCGATCATCTGCGAAGGCCTCTGGCATGGGCGCATCCTGCATGCGCCGCGCGGCGAGCACGGCTTCGGCTACGACCCGCTGTTCTGGGTACCGGAGTGCGACTGCTCCAGCGCCGAACTGCCCGCCGCGCAGAAGAACCAGCTCAGCCACCGCGCACGCGCCATGGCCCTGCTCAAGCAGCGGCTGGGGCTATGATCGCCGCAAGCCCCGCGCCGGCAACCGGCCAGGGCCGCTTCGAACTGCCGCCTCTGGCGGCGTACGTCCATATCCCCTGGTGCGTGCGCAAGTGCCCGTACTGTGACTTCAACTCCCACACGGCCGGCCCTGAGCTGCCGGAAGAGGCCTATGTGGCCGCGCTGCTGGCGGATCTGCGGGCCGACCTCGAGCACGTCCAGGGCCGCCGGCTGAGCTCGATCTTCTTCGGTGGCGGCACGCCAAGCCTGTTCTCCGCCCGGGCACTGGCCGCCATCGTCGAGGGCCTGGAGCATCTGGTCGGGTTCGCCGACGGCATCGAGATCACTCTGGAAGCCAACCCCGGGACCTTCGAGCAGGCCAAGTTCCGCGATTACCGCCAGCTCGGCATCAATCGATTGTCCATCGGCGTGCAGAGTTTCCAGGCCGCCAAGCTCAAGGCACTCGGGCGCATCCACGACGGCGACGAAGCCATCCGCGCAGCGGACATGGCCCGTGCCGCAGGCTTCGAAAACTTCAACCTCGACCTCATGCATGGCCTGCCGGACCAGAGCCTGGAGGATGCGCTGAGCGACCTGCGCACCGCCATCGCCCAGCAGCCGACACACCTGTCCTGGTACCAGCTGACCCTGGAACCGAACACCCTGTTCTGGAGCCAGCCACCGCAGCTGCCGGAAGACGACATCCTCTGGGACATCCAGGAAGCCGGCCAGGCACTGCTCGGCGAGCACGGCTATCGCCAGTACGAGACCTCTGCCTATGCCCAGCCGGGCCGACAGGCGAGGCACAACCTGAACTACTGGACCTTCGGCGACTTCCTCGGCATCGGTGCCGGTGCCCATGCCAAGCTCAGCCATGCCGACGGCCGCATCCTGCGCAGCTGGAAGACCCGCCTGCCGAAGGACTACCTCGATCCGGCCAAGGCCTTCCGCGCAGGCGAGAAGCAGCTGACCGCGGACGAGCTGCCCTTCGAATTCCTGATGAATGTGCTGCGCCTCACCGACGGCGTGCCGGCCGTGCTGTTCACTCAACGCACAGGGCTGGCGCTGGATGCGATCGCCAAGCCACGGCGCGACGCCGAGGCTCGGGGTCTGCTGTCCAACGATCCCGCCCGGCTGGTGGCGACGCCCACGGGCCAGCTGTTTCTCAACGACCTGCTACAGAGCTTCCTGCCTTAAGGACCCTGCATGGATTTGCTACTCGACCTGATCGTCACGCTGTCGCGCTGGAGCCGCAGTCACCTGTCCGATATCTCCCTGGCGCTGATGGCAACGCTCTTCGTACTGTTCGGCCCGGCGTTGAACGCCTGGGTCAAGAACACGGTGAGCAGCCTCAACTTCTTCCTGCGTACGCTGATCTTCGTGCTCGTCTGCGCGGTGGGCTACGGCCTGGCCATCGTCTTTCTCACACCTTGGATGACCCAGGGCCTGGCGCACCTGAACAACTACAGCCTGGCGCCGGTGCTGCTGCTGATCTTCTTCCTCATCGGCGTGATCGCCGACCGCAACTGACAAAGCCGGCGGCCATACTCAATCACGGAGCTGTCACTCGATAAAAAAGAAGGGCGCCAGCGGCGCCCTTGATTGGTCCCGGTGATTTCAGTTGCCGCGACGCAGCGCCTGCGGCGAGAAATCGCGTGGGCCGAGCTTCACATTGAAATCGTACATCGGCTCGTTGTTGTCCAGGCCGTCGACGAAGTAGTTGCCATCCTTGAGGTGGTAGAGCGTCTCCAGCGTGCTGTTGAACATCGGCACGTCGTAATAGCTGATCGGATGGCTTTCCTGCAGGCCGATCAGCTGCCCCTTCTCGTCATACAGATCGACTGCCAGGATCGCCCAGCTGTCCTCGTCGATATAGAAGCGGCGCTTGTCGTAGAGATGGCTGAAGCCCTTGCGCAGCGTGGCTTCGACCACCCAGACGCGGTGCAGCTCGTAGCGCAGCAGGTCGGGGTTGAGGGTGCGCGGCTGGACGATGGTGTCGTAGGAAATGCCCTTCTGGTGCACGGCGTAGCTGTTGTAGGGCATGAGCATTTCGCGCTTGCCGAGCAGTTCCCAGTCGTAGCGATCCGGGGCGCCGTTGAACGAGTCCACCACATCGGCCGTGGCCAGGCCACTGGTGTCAGGCTGCAGGGAGTCGTAGGCCAGCGAAGGCAGGCGGCGCACGCGGCGATCGTCCGGGCTGTAGCGCCACGCCTTGCGGGTGGTCAGTACCTGGTCGATCGGGTCCTGCACGACCAGCGCGGTGCCGGAGAGCTTGGCTGGCGCGGTGACGCGGTACTTGTAGTACAGCACGGTGTTGTCCAGATCGGCGTAGGTCATCCCCTCGCGGTTGTAGACGTAGTACACGTGCCGGTCGCGCTTGATGTAGTTGGCCCGGCCACCGATCACCACCGCCTGGTTGTTGATCATGTGGCTCTGGTCACCCTTGTAATGCAGGATGTGGTTCCAGATGACCTCGATGCCGCTCTGCGGGATCGGGAAGGGAATCCCGGCCGCCGCACCCTGGATGCCATTGCCGTTGGCGATCAGCTCCGTGCTGACGGCGTTGAAACGAGTGGCATCGTAGATCCGCTGCGGTACCGCAGCGCTGCGGCGGGTCGGGAAAACGCGCAGATGGTAGTCCGGATAGCGCTCCAGCAACGCCTTCATGCCTTCGGGAAGCTGGTTTTCATATTCCTTCAGATTGTTGCGATCGACCCGGTACAGCAGCGAATCTCCGGCGAACGGGTCGGGATGATGCATGCCCGGCTCGTAGCCGGCCGGTGCCTGGACGCCACCGGTCCAGGCCGGAATGGTGCCGGCGGCATTGCCCGCCCGCTCCGCGCCCAGCGGCGTCAGGTCCTGTCCCAACCGCGCGGCCTGGGTGCTGTCCACCTTGGCCTGTGCCTGCACAGCGGCACAGGCCGCCAACAACAGAATTCCAATCTTTCCGTACATCGTCTACTCCCCCAATTATGCGCGACGCAGGGCATGGCCATGCCCGGCTGACGGCATTGCATTTGTTGTCTGGTATGGGCAGGCATGCCGTCCTGGCAGGCACTCTTCCCTGGCCGCTGTTGCGGCTCTTCGATTGGATCCGGCGAGCGATCGCGTAGGCTGGCAGGCAGGCCAGGCGGCGGCGCGGCGTCTCGGGTGTCGCTTGTCTGGCCTCGCTCAGTCGATGCGCTGGAACTTCAGGTCCCAGACACCATGGCCGAGCCGCTCGCCGCGGCGTTCGAACTTGGTCACCGGGCGCTCCGTCGGGCGTGGCACGCAGCGTCCGTCTTGCGCCAGGTTGCGGTAGCCCGGGGCGACATTCATCACCTCGAGCATGTGTTCGGCATAGGGTTCCCAGTCGGTGGCCATGTGCAGCACGCCGCCGACCTTCAGCTTGCGCCGCACCAGCTCGGCGAAGGCCGGCTGCACGATGCGGCGCTTGTGGTGACGGCTCTTGTGCCAGGGGTCCGGGAAGAACAGCAGCACGCGGTCCAGGCTGGCGTCGGCCACGCAGTCACGCAGCACCTCCAGGGCGTCGCAACTGTAGACCCGGACGTTAGTCAGTTTCTGTGACACAAGTCCGCTCAGCAACGCGCCGACGCCCGGTTTATGCACTTCCACGCCGATGAAATCCTGCTCCGGCGCCGCGGCGGCCATTTCCAGCGTCGAGTGGCCCATGCCGAAGCCGATCTCGAAGGTCCGCGGCGCGCTGCGGCCGAACACCTCATCGAAATCGCGCAGGCCATCGGCAAGCTCCAGGCCATACTTCGGCCAGCCCTGCTCCAGGCCGCGCTGCTGGCCTTCGGTCATGCGCCCGGCGCGCATCACGAAACTCTTGATGGTGCGGCGGTGCTCGGTTTGCTGCTCTTCGGCCGCGGGGTTCTGCTCAGTCATGGTCTGCCTGCAAGGTATAAAAAAGCCGGCCCCGACGAAGCGTCGAGGCCGGCCACGAAAGGTGTCAGCGAATCAGCCCTTCCAGCGGCGAGGAGGCACTGGCATAGAGCTTCTTCGGCATGCGACCGGCCAGGTAGGCCAGGCGCCCGGCCTCGATGGCGTATTTCATCGCCTCGGCCATCAGCACCGGATTCTGCGCATGGGCGATGGCGCTGTTCATCAGCACCGCCTCGCAGCCGAGCTCCATGGCGATGGTGGCGTCGGAAGCGGTGCCGACACCGGCGTCGACCAGCACGGGAACGGTCGCCTCCTCGAGGATGATGCGCAGGTTGTATGGGTTGCAGATGCCCAGACCGGTGCCGATCAGGCCGGCCAGCGGCATCACCGCGATGCAGCCCATCTCGGCCAGCTGGCGCGCAATGATCGGGTCGTCGCTGGTGTAGACCATCACGTCGAAGCCGTCCTTGACCAGCACGTCGGCGGCCTTGAGGGTCTCGATCACGTTCGGGAACAGGGTCTTCTGGTCGGCCAGCACTTCCAGCTTGACCAGCTTGTGGCCGTCGAGCAGCTCCCTGGCCAGGCGGCAGGTGCGTACCGCATCCTCGGCGGTGAAGCAGCCGGCGGTGTTCGGCAGGATGGTGTAACGCTCCGGGCTGATCACGTCGAGCAGGTTCGGCTCACCCGGGTTCTGGCCGATGTTGGTGCGGCGTACCGCAACGGTGACGATCTCGGCACCCGAGGCCTCGATGGCCGCGCGCGTCTCTTCGAGGTCCTTGTACTTGCCGGTGCCGACCAGCAGGCGCGATTGATAGGTGCGACCGGCCAGGGTGAAAGGCTTGTCGTTCGGAACTGGGCGCATGGGAAATCCTCGTTCGGACGTGTTGCTGCGGGCTGTGGGCGCCGCAGAGGCGGCGTCATTCGGATGAGCGGGTGCGGTTAACCGCCGCCGATGGCGTGCACCACTTCGACCTGGTCACCTTCGTTGAGCGCGGTGCTGGCGTGCGCGCTGCGCGGCACGATATCGCGATTGAGCTCGACGGCCAGGCGGCGACCGGTCAGTTCCAGGCGCGCCAGCAGGTCGGCCACCGTCTGGCCGGCTGGCAGCTCGTAGGGTTCGCCGTTCAGTTGAATCTGCATGCTGTTCGCTGCCATTGCGAAAGGGGACGGCATTCTAGCCCGAACCACCCGGTGCACCAAGGCGCACCCCGCGGCCGTTCGTCCCGCTCAGCCGCGGATGCGCCAGCCCGCCAGCGCCAGACACAGCCAGCCCGCGAGAAAGGCGGTGCCGCCTATGGGCGTAATCATGCCGAGCTTGCCGACCCCGGTCAGCGTAAGCAGATAGAGGCTGCCGGAGAACAGCAGGATGCCGACCACAAAAAGGCCGCCCGCCGCGCTCAGCAGGCGGCCGGGGCGTTGCAGCGCGAGCAGCGCGACGCCGAGCAGCGCCAGGGCATGGATCAGCTGATACTGCACGCCGGTCTGGAATACCGCGAGATGGGCGGCGCTCAGTTGGCTGCGCAAGCCGTGGGAGGCGAAGGCGCCGAGGGCGACGCCGGTCAAACCGAACAGGGCGGCAAGCACGAGATAGCTACGAATCATTGCTTTTCCGGTCGATGGCCTGAGCGGCCGCTATAATGCCCGCTCTTTTCGCCCACGACCACGTGCCATGTTGCGAAACCTGCTGCTGCGCCTGTCCAAACTGCTGCTCTGGCTGATCGCCCTTTCGGTGCTGCTGGTCCTGCTGCTGCGCTGGGTGCCGCCGCCCTTCACCGCGTTGATGATCGAGCGCAAGATCGAATCCTGGCGCACCGGCGAGGCGATCGACCTGACCCGCGAGTGGCGGCCATGGCGCGAGCTGCCCGACGACCTGAAAATGGCCGTGATTGCCGCCGAGGACCAGAAATTCGCCGACCACTGGGGCTTCGACGTCGCTGCAATCCGCGCTGCCCTCAGCCACAATGAGCGAGGCGGATCACTGCGCGGCGCCAGCACGCTGAGCCAGCAGGTGGCCAAGAACCTGTTTCTCTGGTCCGGGCGCAGCTGGCCGCGCAAGGGACTGGAGGCCTGGTTCACCGCGCTGATCGAATTGCTGTGGCCCAAGCAACGCATTCTCGAGGTCTACCTCAACAGCGTCGAATGGGGCGACGGCATCTTCGGTGCGCAGGCGGCGGCGCAGCATCACTTCGGTACCGGCGCGCCCTATCTGTCGGCCCACCAGGCCAGCCTGCTGGCCGCGGTGCTGCCCAACCCGCGACAATGGAACGCTGGTAAACCGAGCCGCTATGTGAACAATCGCGCGGCCTGGATTCGACAGCAGATGCGCCAGCTCGGTGGCAGCCATTACTTGCAGCGAATCAAACCGAACCACCCGGAATGGTGGCCGAGCTGGCTGTGAGCCGGCATGCAGCACGACCGGCGCAGCAGGACGCAGCACTACCGGTGCCTGATGACCTAGCGCCCGCTCGCCATGGTGCGATGGGGTTTGACTGTGCAGTATTCGATCGGACCCAAGAGCAACGATGAACACCTCTCTCGTCCGGCTGAGCCTGGGCTACTTCTGCCTGGCGATGCTGTGGATCCTTCTCGGCGACACCCTGCTCGGCCAACTGGTGAGCGGTGACGGCCAGGCCTGGCAGATGGGCAAGGGCGCCCTGTTCGTGACGCTCACCAGCGCCCTGCTGTTCGTGCTCGGTCGCCGGCACGTCCGTCGCTTCGATGAGCAGCAGCGCGCCCAGCATCTGCAGGAAACCAGCCTGAAGCAGGCCGCCGCGGTTTTCGACAGCACCCAGGAAGGCGTGCTGGTCACCGACCCGCAACAGCACATCGTGCACGTCAACCCGGCGTTCTCGCGGATCACCGGTTACAGCACCGAGGAAGTGCTTGGCCAGACACCGAAGCTCTTCGCCTCCGGCAAGCATGACGCCGCCTTCTACCGGCAGATGTGGCAGGCGCTGCAGGAAGATGGCGTCTGGAGCGGAGAGATCTGGAACCGGCGCAAGAATGGCGAGGTGTACCCGCAATGGCAGAATCTGCGCTGCATCTACGACAACGAGGGGCAGCTCAGCCACTACGTGGCGGTTTTCTCCGATCTGTCGGCCCTCAAGCGCTCGCGCGAGGAGCTCGACCAGCTCGCGCATTTCGATCCGCTGGTCAACCTGCCGAACCGTCTGCTGTTCACCGAGCGCGCCAAGCAGGACCTTGAACGCGCCCGGGCGAACAAGCGCAGCGGCGCGCTGCTGCTGATCGACCTCGACCACTTCAAGGACATCAACGAAAGCCTCGGTCACAACCTCGGCGACACCCTGCTGCAGGCCGTCAGCGCGCGCCTGAGCGAGCAGCTGGAGAGCGGCATGACCCTCGGCCGCCTGGGCGGCGACGAGTTCGCCCTGCTCTGCGAGGACTACGGCGCGGAAAAGGCAACCGCCCTGGCGCTACGCATCCTCGATCGCCTGAACGAACCTTTCCGGCTCGGCGAGCGGGAGCTGTTCAGCAGCGCCAGCATCGGCATCGTGCTCTATCCCTACCCCACCGACGTGCAGAACGTCGAACAGCTGATGCGCAATGCCGATTCGGCGCTGTTCAAGGCCAAGAGCAGCGGCCGCTCCACCTACGCTTTCTACTCTCAGGAGCTGACCAGCCAGGCGCGCCAGCGCGTGGAGCTGGTCACCGCATTGCGCCAGGCATTGGAGCAGGGGCAGCTGCGCCTGCACTACCAGCCGATCTACGACCTGCGCCAGGGCAGCATCAGCGGGTTCGAGGCGCTGGTGCGCTGGCAGCACCCGGAGAAGGGCCTGATCTCGCCCGCCGTGTTCATCCCCATCGCCGAGGAGACCGGGCTGATCAGCGCCATCGATCACTGGGTTCTCCAGCAGGCCTGCCACCAGGCCCGGGAATGGCTCGGCCAGGGTCGCCCACTCGGCTTCATCGCGGTGAACATTTCCAGCCGGCTGTTCGGCAACGGCGACCTCGACCTGCAGATTGCCACTGTCCTGGCCA harbors:
- the metX gene encoding homoserine O-succinyltransferase MetX yields the protein MPTAIPADSVGLVSPQVAHFAEPLTLACGRTLADYQLIYETYGELNAARSNAVLICHALSGHHHAAGYHSEDDRKPGWWDSCIGPGKAIDTDRFFVVSLNNLGGCNGSTGPSSTNPATGKPYGADFPVVTVEDWVHSQARLADRLGINQWAAVVGGSLGGMQALQWTISYPERVRHCLAIASAPKLSAQNIAFNEVARQAILSDPEFHGGHFQEMGVIPKRGLMLARMVGHITYLSDDAMGTKFGRGLKSEKLNYDFNSVEFQVESYLRYQGEEFSGRFDANTYLLMTKALDYFDPAAANDDDLARTFEVAQADFCVMSFTTDWRFSPERSREIVDALLAARKNVCYLEIDAPQGHDAFLIPNPRYLQAFRGYMNRIAV
- the metW gene encoding methionine biosynthesis protein MetW, which encodes MRADLDIIQDWIPAGSRVLDLGCGNGELLAWLRDHKQVSGYGLEIDPDNIAACIDKGVNVIEQNLDLGLGNFASDSFDMVVMTQALQAVHYPDKLLKEMLRVGRECIITFPNFGHWRCRWYLASKGRMPVSEFLPYTWYNTPNIHFCTFEDFERLCQESGARVRERLAVDRDHKHGWASRLWPNLLGEIGIYRVTGPSR
- a CDS encoding DUF4426 domain-containing protein, coding for MKRMLIGLLAALLTLPALAERKHSVGEYDIHYIAFNSGFLQPDIAAAAGLVRSKTQGVVNVSVVKDGKPVAAQVSGQVKNLLGQDRQLTFKQLKEGDEAIYYLAQFPFDSQETLRFRLTVQPTGAQPFSFEFNQEFFPDR
- the rdgB gene encoding RdgB/HAM1 family non-canonical purine NTP pyrophosphatase, which translates into the protein MMPFSELVLASHNAGKLKELQAMLGDAVRVRSVAEFSTVEPEETGLSFIENAILKARNAARISGLPALADDSGLAVDALGGAPGIYSARYADGQGDAANNAKLLQVLRDVPDAERGAQFVCALALVRHADDPLPIICEGLWHGRILHAPRGEHGFGYDPLFWVPECDCSSAELPAAQKNQLSHRARAMALLKQRLGL
- the hemW gene encoding radical SAM family heme chaperone HemW, yielding MIAASPAPATGQGRFELPPLAAYVHIPWCVRKCPYCDFNSHTAGPELPEEAYVAALLADLRADLEHVQGRRLSSIFFGGGTPSLFSARALAAIVEGLEHLVGFADGIEITLEANPGTFEQAKFRDYRQLGINRLSIGVQSFQAAKLKALGRIHDGDEAIRAADMARAAGFENFNLDLMHGLPDQSLEDALSDLRTAIAQQPTHLSWYQLTLEPNTLFWSQPPQLPEDDILWDIQEAGQALLGEHGYRQYETSAYAQPGRQARHNLNYWTFGDFLGIGAGAHAKLSHADGRILRSWKTRLPKDYLDPAKAFRAGEKQLTADELPFEFLMNVLRLTDGVPAVLFTQRTGLALDAIAKPRRDAEARGLLSNDPARLVATPTGQLFLNDLLQSFLP
- a CDS encoding DUF3392 domain-containing protein produces the protein MDLLLDLIVTLSRWSRSHLSDISLALMATLFVLFGPALNAWVKNTVSSLNFFLRTLIFVLVCAVGYGLAIVFLTPWMTQGLAHLNNYSLAPVLLLIFFLIGVIADRN
- a CDS encoding DUF1329 domain-containing protein, whose protein sequence is MYGKIGILLLAACAAVQAQAKVDSTQAARLGQDLTPLGAERAGNAAGTIPAWTGGVQAPAGYEPGMHHPDPFAGDSLLYRVDRNNLKEYENQLPEGMKALLERYPDYHLRVFPTRRSAAVPQRIYDATRFNAVSTELIANGNGIQGAAAGIPFPIPQSGIEVIWNHILHYKGDQSHMINNQAVVIGGRANYIKRDRHVYYVYNREGMTYADLDNTVLYYKYRVTAPAKLSGTALVVQDPIDQVLTTRKAWRYSPDDRRVRRLPSLAYDSLQPDTSGLATADVVDSFNGAPDRYDWELLGKREMLMPYNSYAVHQKGISYDTIVQPRTLNPDLLRYELHRVWVVEATLRKGFSHLYDKRRFYIDEDSWAILAVDLYDEKGQLIGLQESHPISYYDVPMFNSTLETLYHLKDGNYFVDGLDNNEPMYDFNVKLGPRDFSPQALRRGN
- the trmB gene encoding tRNA (guanosine(46)-N7)-methyltransferase TrmB, with translation MTEQNPAAEEQQTEHRRTIKSFVMRAGRMTEGQQRGLEQGWPKYGLELADGLRDFDEVFGRSAPRTFEIGFGMGHSTLEMAAAAPEQDFIGVEVHKPGVGALLSGLVSQKLTNVRVYSCDALEVLRDCVADASLDRVLLFFPDPWHKSRHHKRRIVQPAFAELVRRKLKVGGVLHMATDWEPYAEHMLEVMNVAPGYRNLAQDGRCVPRPTERPVTKFERRGERLGHGVWDLKFQRID
- a CDS encoding thiazole synthase — encoded protein: MRPVPNDKPFTLAGRTYQSRLLVGTGKYKDLEETRAAIEASGAEIVTVAVRRTNIGQNPGEPNLLDVISPERYTILPNTAGCFTAEDAVRTCRLARELLDGHKLVKLEVLADQKTLFPNVIETLKAADVLVKDGFDVMVYTSDDPIIARQLAEMGCIAVMPLAGLIGTGLGICNPYNLRIILEEATVPVLVDAGVGTASDATIAMELGCEAVLMNSAIAHAQNPVLMAEAMKYAIEAGRLAYLAGRMPKKLYASASSPLEGLIR
- the thiS gene encoding sulfur carrier protein ThiS, which translates into the protein MQIQLNGEPYELPAGQTVADLLARLELTGRRLAVELNRDIVPRSAHASTALNEGDQVEVVHAIGGG
- a CDS encoding DUF423 domain-containing protein, producing the protein MIRSYLVLAALFGLTGVALGAFASHGLRSQLSAAHLAVFQTGVQYQLIHALALLGVALLALQRPGRLLSAAGGLFVVGILLFSGSLYLLTLTGVGKLGMITPIGGTAFLAGWLCLALAGWRIRG
- the mtgA gene encoding monofunctional biosynthetic peptidoglycan transglycosylase, with translation MLRNLLLRLSKLLLWLIALSVLLVLLLRWVPPPFTALMIERKIESWRTGEAIDLTREWRPWRELPDDLKMAVIAAEDQKFADHWGFDVAAIRAALSHNERGGSLRGASTLSQQVAKNLFLWSGRSWPRKGLEAWFTALIELLWPKQRILEVYLNSVEWGDGIFGAQAAAQHHFGTGAPYLSAHQASLLAAVLPNPRQWNAGKPSRYVNNRAAWIRQQMRQLGGSHYLQRIKPNHPEWWPSWL
- the dibA gene encoding phosphodiesterase DibA; amino-acid sequence: MNTSLVRLSLGYFCLAMLWILLGDTLLGQLVSGDGQAWQMGKGALFVTLTSALLFVLGRRHVRRFDEQQRAQHLQETSLKQAAAVFDSTQEGVLVTDPQQHIVHVNPAFSRITGYSTEEVLGQTPKLFASGKHDAAFYRQMWQALQEDGVWSGEIWNRRKNGEVYPQWQNLRCIYDNEGQLSHYVAVFSDLSALKRSREELDQLAHFDPLVNLPNRLLFTERAKQDLERARANKRSGALLLIDLDHFKDINESLGHNLGDTLLQAVSARLSEQLESGMTLGRLGGDEFALLCEDYGAEKATALALRILDRLNEPFRLGERELFSSASIGIVLYPYPTDVQNVEQLMRNADSALFKAKSSGRSTYAFYSQELTSQARQRVELVTALRQALEQGQLRLHYQPIYDLRQGSISGFEALVRWQHPEKGLISPAVFIPIAEETGLISAIDHWVLQQACHQAREWLGQGRPLGFIAVNISSRLFGNGDLDLQIATVLASSGLAARHLELEITESAVMQDPDGALELLQRLRALGVQLAIDDFGTGYSSLQRLKRMNVHKLKIDQGFVRGLPADREDAAITRSVIGLAHNLGLKVVAEGIEIADQAAFLLEQNCDYGQGYGFARPRPADEIDWQPTALDYGQRCRSSRP